From a single Rutidosis leptorrhynchoides isolate AG116_Rl617_1_P2 chromosome 5, CSIRO_AGI_Rlap_v1, whole genome shotgun sequence genomic region:
- the LOC139846837 gene encoding protein THYLAKOID FORMATION1, chloroplastic-like, with protein MAAAVASISFCGVTHSSSSSERKIYLPSLVSNFNAFKVSTSFSCHSSNFRSSKSTSRFVVHCMSPGSDIPPPVSETKSKFLNAYKRPIPSIYNTVLQELIVQQHLMRYKKTYQYDAVFALGFVTVFDQLMEGYPSDADREAIFQAYVNALNEDPQQYRADAQKLEAWGRAQNPTSLVDFSSKTGEVEDILKDVAARAGGGGNFSYSRFIAVGLFRLLELANATDPTILEKLCAALNINKKSVDRDLDVYRNLLSKLVQAKELLKEYVEREKKKQQERSEPQKANEAVKN; from the exons ATGGCTGCAGCTGTTGCTTCAATTTCATTTTGTGGAGTCactcactcatcatcatcatcagaaaGAAAAATATATCTCCCATCTCTTGTTTCCAATTTTAACGCCTTTAAGGTTTCTACTAGTTTCTCTTGTCATTCCAGTAACTTTCGATCCTCAAAATCGACTTCTCGTTTCGTTGTCCATTGCATGTCCCCCGGATCAG ATATACCACCACCAGTGTCCGAGACAAAATCCAAGTTTCTGAATGCTTATAAACGTCCGATACCAAGTATATACAACACGGTGCTTCAAGAACTAATTGTACAGCAACATTTAATGAGATACAAAAAGACGTATCAATATGATGCAGTATTTGCTTTGGGTTTTGTTACGGTTTTTGACCAACTTATGGAAGGATACCCAAGTGATGCTGATAGAGAAGCAATCTTTCAAGCTTACGTTAACGCGCTAAATGAGGACCCACAACAATACAG GGCTGATGCACAGAAATTGGAAGCATGGGGCCGTGCTCAAAATCCGACTTCGTTGGTTGACTTTTCGTCTAAAACAGGGGAGGTTGAGGACATTTTAAAGGATGTTGCAGCAAGAGCAGGAGGCGGTGGTAATTTTAGCTATAGTCGTTTCATTGCTGTTGGCTTGTTTCGTCTTCTAGAATTGGCAAATGCTACGGACCCCACCATTTTAGAGAAG CTTTGTGCAGCACTTAATATCAACAAGAAAAGTGTTGATAGGGACCTTGACGTTTACCGTAATCTGCTCTCAAAGCTTGTTCAAGCAAAAGAACTTCTAAAAGAATATGTCGAAAG GGAGAAGAAGAAGCAACAAGAAAGAAGCGAACCTCAAAAGGCTAACGAAGCCGTAAAAAACTGA
- the LOC139849811 gene encoding uncharacterized protein — MGEKLKTQDKLKHWEVSENQVLLCSLCEQVSDSHDHLFFNCPYSLQVWNHVKNHMEFPIFSNAWKDFTLLVSPFAKRRIARIIVVKLLFTATIYSVWQERNNRLFKKKKRSVDQVYKDIYATVRLKLMTIKWKKTPQMLRLKSDWKIS, encoded by the coding sequence ATGGGAGAAAAGTTAAAGACTCAAGACAAGCTCAAACATTGGGAAGTTTCGGAGAATCAAGTTTTGCTTTGTTCGTTATGTGAGCAGGTTTCAGATTCACATGACCATTTGTTCTTCAATTGCCCGTATTCTCTTCAGGTTTGGAATCATGTGAAAAATCATATGGAATTTCCTATTTTTAGCAATGCATGGAAAGATTTTACATTGCTGGTTAGCCCATTTGCTAAAAGAAGGATTGCTCGAATCATTGTGGTCAAGTTGTTATTTACGGCTACTATCTATAGTGTGTGGCAGGAGAGAAACAATCGCTTGTTTAAGAAGAAAAAGAGATCGGTGGATCAAGTTTATAAAGACATTTATGCTACTGTTAGGTTGAAGTTAATGACCATCAAATGGAAGAAGACTCCACAGATGCTAAGATTGAAATCGGATTGGAAGATATCTTGA
- the LOC139849813 gene encoding uncharacterized mitochondrial protein AtMg00310-like gives MRGFLWCQRTLKKGKSKVKWKDVCLPKTEGGLGIKSLSEWNSALILTHIWRLISHKDSLWVRWIHTHKLAGRNFWNIDTQPNASWSWRKILEVRELVKGRFIHIVNNGEITSMWYDIWCDFGPLADLVSTRMIYQEGYDPSFSIKDMVLANNMNWPVSWLSRFPQLATISAPDLSSVPDAIKWRDIDGNLHDFSIHLV, from the coding sequence ATGAGAGGATTCTTATGGTGCCAACGTACGCTCAAAAAAGGAAAATCGAAAGTTAAATGGAAAGATGTTTGCTTACCAAAAACAGAAGGAGGTTTGGGGATAAAGAGTCTTTCCGAGTGGAACTCTGCTCTTATTTTGACTCATATTTGGAGGCTTATCTCACACAAAGATTCCTTATGGGTCCGTTGGATTCACACTCATAAGCTTGCAGGTCGAAACTTTTGGAACATTGATACTCAGCCAAATGCCAGTTGGAGTTGGCGGAAAATTCTTGAAGTTCGTGAGCTGGTTAAAGGAAGATTTATTCATATTGTTAATAATGGTGAGATTACTTCGATGTGGTACGATATATGGTGTGACTTTGGCCCTCTCGCAGACTTAGTTTCGACTAGAATGATATACCAGGAGGGTTATGATCCTTCATTCTCGATCAAGGATATGGTTCTAGCAAATAATATGAATTGGCCAGTTAGTTGGTTGTCTCGTTTTCCTCAACTTGCCACGATTTCAGCCCCGGATCTTTCTTCGGTCCCAGATGCTATTAAATGGCGTGATATTGATGGTAATTTACATGATTTCTCGATCCACCTTGTATGA
- the LOC139849814 gene encoding secreted RxLR effector protein 78-like: protein MRNYHLHTGVPRCAFKVDIQKAYNTVRWDFLEVVLTRFGVHRVMVRWIMKYISTVSFSLNINGELHGYFKGNRGLRQGDPLSPYLFTMVMEILSLLLARSARMTDGFQYHPKCEEQKIINLCLADDLFIFSHADLVSVTSYYYKRNSSPIHSLVRFSLKFAEKYSLFC from the coding sequence ATGCGAAATTACCATTTACATACGGGTGTCCCAAGATGTGCTTTTAAAGTTGATATTCAAAAGGCTTATAATACCGTTAGATGGGATTTTCTGGAAGTAGTCTTGACCCGGTTCGGTGTTCATCGTGTCATGGTGAGATGGATTATGAAATACATTTCAACTGTCTCGTTTTCGCTTAATATTAATGGTGAGTTACATGGTTACTTTAAAGGCAATCGAGGGTTACGTCAGGGAGATCCTCTGTCTCCGTATTTGTTTACGATGGTCATGGAAATTTTGTCTCTTTTATTAGCACGTTCAGCTCGAATGACAGATGGATTTCAATACCATCCGAAGTGTGAAGAACAAAAGATTATTAATTTGTGTCTTGCTGATGATTTATTTATTTTCTCTCATGCGGATTTGGTATCTGTTACTAGTTACTACTATAAGCGAAACTCTTCACCAATTCACAGCTTGGTCAGGTTTAGTCTCAAGTTTGCCGAAAAGTACAGCTTATTTTGCTAA